DNA from Desulfobulbaceae bacterium:
TCGGCCATGTCCGTCGATTACTGCTGGATATCGTCAAAAACAACACCCAATACCTTACTGACCCGGCACCTGTTGTGGTCGTCACAGCGCTGAACGATTACAATGTAGCGCTCGAACTACGGGTATGGATAGTGGAAGAGCAGAAACACATTGCCATGAAACATGAACTGCGGGAAAAGATTTTCCTCACCCTCAGAGAAAACAAAATCGACATGCCGTTCGAGACGCTTCAAGTTTCATTATCCCAATCCTCCGATACTCCTCACTCGAGATAGAACGAAATCTTCGGATCAGGATCAGTGTTATAATGAATATTACCGCCAGCACCAACCGCCACAGAGTAGCACTTTATTCAAAGAATGAATTGATCATCAACATATTACATTCATTAAATTATCAGTAATTATTTTCCCAAACTCCAATCCTTTCTAAACAAAATATACAATTGACGCACAACCACACATGTGGTATCAACATTTTTATCAGATCCTACCACTAAACTAACAGTACCCATGATTATTATCTAACTAACATATTAAACATCCTTCACAGGTACAACTTAGATGGCAATTTTCACCCCAGGCAAATAACGTATGATTGTTCCTGTGATGTCACTTTCGATATTATCCTTTATATTTGCATTGGTTGTGACCCCACGCGTAGCCGCATTAGCAGAAAGATTCGATCTGCTGGATAAACCGTCTGCTCGTAAGGTCCACAATATCGCCATCCCAAGAATTGGTGGGATTGCCATCTTCCTGGCTTTTAGCCTGTCACTATTTACAGCCCTTTTTTTTGAAAATTTCAAAACTCAACTGCTGGATAATAATGAAATTATCTACCTATTCGCCGGCGGAATCCTGTCGCTTTTACTTGGTTTATATGATGATATAAAGCAACTTGGACCAAAAGTTAAATTCGCAGTCCAGACCGGCATTGCGATATTCGCCTTTCTCGGTGGCATTAAAATCAGATTAATTGGCCTGCCATTGCTAGGCCCTGTTTACTTCGGCTGGTTAGAACTACCAGTGACTATATTATGGATGCTCCTCGTCATCAATGCTATCAACCTGATTGACGGCTTGGACGGATTGGCCGCCGGCGTCAGCTTCTTTATCTGCATCGTGCTACTTGCCGTTGCTATAAGTCATGAACTTCTCCTAGTTGCCATCGCCCTGGCCTGCCTTTCCGGAAGCCTGCTCGGTTTCTTGGTGTTCAATTTCAACCCTGCGTCCATTTTCATGGGCGATTCCGGCAGCTACTTCATCGGCTACATGCTGGCCTCACTTAGTATCGCCGGTTCGATCAAAAGTCATACCGCCGTTACCTTTTTAATTCCTATCATCGCCATGGGAGTACCTCTCTTGGATACTGTGTGGGCCACCACCAGGAGATTTATTTTTGGTCAGGAGTTATTTCAACCGGACAAGGATCATTTTCATCACCGATTAATGAGGAAAGGATTCTCCCACAAGCGGACAGTAGCTATCCTTTATGCAATCACCATCTGTCTCGGCGGCTTGGCCTTACTGACAGTAAATGTTCGAGATCGATACTCTGCCATTTTCCTTGGCATACTCGGGATCCTGGTCGTAATCTTCGTCCGCAAACTCGGCTATCTGGATTTTTTAGGGCTAAAAAGTTTCCTGATGTGGATTAATGATCTGACCAATGTAATAGGAATAAACAGAGACCGCCGAGTATTTCTTGCCTACCAGTTAGGGATCTCAGAAGCTGAAAACATGGACGCCTTCTGGGAACGAATTGTCGCCTCGGCACAACATCTAGGGCTTGATTACATCGAAATGCAACTTGGTGGGAAAGATGCCAAGTTCAAAAAATTTAACGATTACGTGTGGCATTCGTTGAACGACGATGACGTTAAAGAAGAACTGTATTCCAAGCACAGGCTGTACATACGCTTCCCATTAAATTGCAAAGACCATCATTACGGAATCTTAAAAATATCGAAAAAATATTCCAATTCGGTTAGAAATCAATCGCAGATCTTATGGCGGCTTGAATTTCTCCGACGAACTCTTTCCAACACCCTGCATGAATTCAAGAAATATCCCAAATATGGCCTGCATGACCGAAGAGTTCCAATAGAAGACCGCCGATTACATGAGGTCAAAGACCAATTCCTTAACGGGCTAGACGAACGCAGAAAAGATGCGGACCGACGACACCATCAAGCTACAACAACTTCATTATAAAGTCGGCGCTGACGGAGCAAGAACATTGGCGACGCGGCTTATGCGGAGCGTGTTAGCACAGGACAACCATCAATGAAGCTCGCTGATTTCACCCAGGGACGAGACAATAATTTTAATTTAATCAGAATAGCCTCTGCATATGCGGTGCTGATTACTCATAGTTTCGCATTGGCGATTGGCACGGGGGATGCCGAACCATTTGCCAATGTGCTAGGCATGACTATTGGCTCAATTGCTGTTGACATATTTTTTTTAACCAGTGGCTTTCTCGTTACCGCCAGTCTTTTGACAAGGCAATGCACAATTGAATTCGTATATGCCAGATTTTTAAGAATATTTCCGGCGCTTTTTGTAATGTTGCTGTTATCAGTTTTCGGGATCGGCCTGTTTTTTACAACAATTTCCTGGACTTCCTACTTAACAGATCCCCAAATATATAGGTACTTCATGAAATGCCTAACCGTATTCAGTGGCATTGAAAACGAGCTGACTGGTGTTTTTGAGAGAAACCCCTACAAAAATACTGTCAATGGTTCGCTATGGACTATGCCCTATGA
Protein-coding regions in this window:
- a CDS encoding acyltransferase, with the protein product MKLADFTQGRDNNFNLIRIASAYAVLITHSFALAIGTGDAEPFANVLGMTIGSIAVDIFFLTSGFLVTASLLTRQCTIEFVYARFLRIFPALFVMLLLSVFGIGLFFTTISWTSYLTDPQIYRYFMKCLTVFSGIENELTGVFERNPYKNTVNGSLWTMPYELKMYALLSLIWIPLRVIPKFRLKTFKITIVSGALLAGLFVILNHLGITKSGAQFFRLFFMFFSGATFFILKERVVLSHSIFYISLAALLLAILNKQIFFFVYVVTLAYILFFVAYVPSGLVRTYNKLGD
- a CDS encoding undecaprenyl/decaprenyl-phosphate alpha-N-acetylglucosaminyl 1-phosphate transferase, yielding MIVPVMSLSILSFIFALVVTPRVAALAERFDLLDKPSARKVHNIAIPRIGGIAIFLAFSLSLFTALFFENFKTQLLDNNEIIYLFAGGILSLLLGLYDDIKQLGPKVKFAVQTGIAIFAFLGGIKIRLIGLPLLGPVYFGWLELPVTILWMLLVINAINLIDGLDGLAAGVSFFICIVLLAVAISHELLLVAIALACLSGSLLGFLVFNFNPASIFMGDSGSYFIGYMLASLSIAGSIKSHTAVTFLIPIIAMGVPLLDTVWATTRRFIFGQELFQPDKDHFHHRLMRKGFSHKRTVAILYAITICLGGLALLTVNVRDRYSAIFLGILGILVVIFVRKLGYLDFLGLKSFLMWINDLTNVIGINRDRRVFLAYQLGISEAENMDAFWERIVASAQHLGLDYIEMQLGGKDAKFKKFNDYVWHSLNDDDVKEELYSKHRLYIRFPLNCKDHHYGILKISKKYSNSVRNQSQILWRLEFLRRTLSNTLHEFKKYPKYGLHDRRVPIEDRRLHEVKDQFLNGLDERRKDADRRHHQATTTSL